In Rhizobium sp. WSM4643, the following are encoded in one genomic region:
- a CDS encoding NUDIX hydrolase, translating into MTKRIHIRLNAGGRRFNYRIAGLGFRDGHVLVHRAVHEPFWTFPGGRAEIGETSEETLKREMVEELGVEVTVRRLLWIVENFFHYEQRDWHELGFYYLMDIPPEFPFRPGQIIHRVEDDDNHLEFKWVPATRHALIALDIPPYFIADEIETLPVSPRHLVWRDGDLDGKD; encoded by the coding sequence ATGACCAAGCGCATTCACATCCGCCTGAATGCAGGCGGTCGGCGTTTCAACTATCGCATCGCCGGCCTCGGTTTTCGCGATGGCCATGTGCTGGTTCATCGCGCCGTACACGAGCCCTTCTGGACTTTTCCGGGCGGTCGGGCGGAGATCGGCGAAACCTCGGAAGAGACACTGAAGCGCGAGATGGTGGAGGAACTGGGCGTTGAGGTGACCGTCCGTCGCCTGCTGTGGATCGTCGAGAATTTCTTCCACTACGAACAGCGCGATTGGCACGAACTCGGCTTCTATTATCTGATGGACATCCCGCCGGAATTCCCCTTCCGGCCGGGCCAGATCATCCATCGGGTCGAGGACGACGACAACCATCTCGAATTCAAATGGGTGCCGGCAACGCGCCATGCCCTGATCGCACTCGACATCCCGCCCTATTTCATCGCCGATGAAATCGAAACCCTTCCCGTTTCGCCACGTCATCTCGTCTGGCGGGACGGCGATCTCGACGGCAAAGACTGA
- a CDS encoding DinB family protein — protein sequence MPTFDPVRPFRKLAYNNALANRRLLRTCATLKPGEFEAPRTSFFPSIKETLNHIITVDWFYVDGLEGGTLGLKAFEVDEPFDDVFSLAEAQAKVDQRLVTLCEALTPERLTSTIGLHRGDRIQEERMDDVLGHLFQHQTHHRGQVHAMLSGTSVAPPQLDEFIVADDARFRGSELAALGWSEETLMR from the coding sequence ATGCCGACCTTCGATCCTGTCAGGCCATTCCGCAAACTTGCCTATAACAACGCCCTTGCCAACCGCCGGCTGCTTCGGACCTGCGCGACATTGAAGCCTGGCGAATTCGAAGCGCCACGCACAAGCTTCTTTCCCTCGATCAAGGAAACCTTGAACCATATCATCACGGTCGACTGGTTCTATGTCGACGGCCTGGAAGGCGGCACGCTCGGGCTCAAGGCCTTTGAGGTCGACGAACCATTCGATGACGTCTTCTCGCTGGCAGAAGCCCAGGCGAAGGTCGATCAGCGCCTGGTGACACTTTGCGAGGCCCTGACGCCGGAGAGGCTCACCTCGACCATCGGCCTCCATCGCGGCGACCGCATTCAAGAAGAGCGGATGGACGACGTGCTCGGCCACCTCTTCCAACATCAGACCCATCATCGCGGACAGGTGCATGCGATGCTCTCCGGCACCAGCGTCGCTCCGCCGCAACTCGATGAATTCATCGTTGCCGACGATGCCAGGTTCCGCGGCAGCGAACTCGCAGCGCTCGGCTGGAGCGAAGAAACGCTGATGCGTTAG
- a CDS encoding virulence factor family protein, whose protein sequence is MIRTILLATACACMLAAAPADAAEETTQTFETGLIPSPHIFLPEGEVKGTVMLISDAAGWGDYEKAEADRLVAEGAVVIGIDFPSYIQALSRYDVSLNDGCVYMVSDIESLSQQVQRATGNNAYHLPIVAGIGEGGALALAIAAQTPDATIGQTLAVNPVAGIPLAKELCTPASKQVVGERTVYGLSDGILPDPIITVFTPDANKDGRAHAEALKKAHAAIEIRDSADDAQTAFADTLDDLVTASGAFGNPLGLPLAVLEATPAFDTMAVIYSGDGGWRDIDKEVGGTLQKEGIPVVGVDSLRYFWSERKPEETAADLSKIIDFYRKQWKVKHVLLVGYSFGADVVPATYQLLKPAEKSAVAQLSLLSLSHQVDYVISVLGWLGQKTEGAGGDPVGDLKNIDPKLVQCIYGKDDDDDVACPALKDSGAEVIELPGDHHFDENYDLLTETIIDGLKRRLQD, encoded by the coding sequence ATGATCAGGACAATCCTTCTTGCCACGGCATGCGCCTGCATGCTCGCGGCCGCACCGGCTGATGCCGCCGAGGAGACCACGCAGACCTTCGAAACCGGGCTTATCCCGTCGCCGCACATCTTCCTGCCGGAAGGGGAGGTGAAGGGCACGGTGATGCTGATCTCGGATGCCGCCGGCTGGGGCGACTATGAGAAGGCCGAAGCCGACAGGTTGGTCGCCGAAGGCGCCGTCGTCATCGGCATCGATTTTCCATCCTATATCCAGGCGCTTAGCCGGTACGACGTCAGCCTCAACGATGGCTGCGTCTACATGGTCTCGGACATCGAATCGCTGAGCCAGCAGGTGCAGCGCGCGACCGGCAACAACGCCTATCACCTGCCGATCGTCGCCGGCATCGGCGAGGGCGGGGCCTTAGCGCTGGCGATCGCCGCGCAAACGCCGGATGCGACGATCGGCCAGACACTTGCCGTTAATCCGGTCGCCGGCATTCCGCTTGCCAAGGAGCTTTGCACGCCGGCGTCCAAGCAGGTGGTTGGCGAACGCACGGTCTATGGCCTCAGCGACGGGATCTTGCCGGACCCGATCATTACTGTCTTCACGCCTGATGCCAACAAGGATGGCCGGGCGCACGCCGAGGCGCTGAAGAAGGCCCATGCCGCGATCGAGATCCGCGATTCCGCCGACGATGCGCAGACGGCGTTTGCCGATACGCTCGACGATCTCGTCACCGCCTCCGGCGCCTTCGGCAACCCGCTCGGCCTGCCGCTGGCGGTGCTCGAGGCAACGCCGGCCTTCGATACGATGGCTGTGATCTATTCCGGCGACGGCGGCTGGCGCGACATCGACAAGGAGGTCGGTGGCACGCTGCAGAAGGAAGGCATTCCGGTCGTCGGCGTCGATTCGCTCCGCTATTTCTGGTCGGAGCGCAAGCCGGAGGAGACCGCCGCCGATCTTTCCAAGATCATCGATTTCTACCGCAAGCAATGGAAGGTGAAGCATGTGCTGCTCGTCGGTTATTCGTTCGGTGCCGATGTCGTACCCGCCACCTACCAGCTCCTCAAGCCAGCCGAAAAGTCGGCGGTGGCGCAATTGTCGCTGCTGTCGCTTTCGCACCAAGTCGACTACGTCATCTCCGTTCTCGGCTGGCTCGGCCAGAAGACGGAAGGGGCGGGAGGCGATCCCGTCGGCGATCTGAAGAACATCGATCCGAAGCTCGTGCAATGCATCTACGGCAAGGACGACGATGACGATGTCGCCTGCCCGGCGCTGAAGGACAGCGGCGCCGAGGTCATCGAGCTGCCCGGCGACCATCATTTCGACGAGAATTACGACCTTCTCACCGAGACGATCATCGACGGGCTGAAGAGACGGCTGCAGGATTAG
- the mprF gene encoding bifunctional lysylphosphatidylglycerol flippase/synthetase MprF, whose protein sequence is MSGHGNLEEMEEADGFSFGGLFRRYRTPLLAAASLVAFCLVGYAIVQLTNEVRYDDVVGALAATRPSAILLALFFTALSFISLIFYDLNAIEYIGKKLPFPHVALTAFSAYAVGNTAGFGALSGGAIRYRAYTRLGLSPEDIGRIIAFVTLSFGLGLAGVAAIALIVIADEIGPLVSVSPFLLRIIAGSIVAILAAVMIIGRGGRVLDLGPVAIRLPDSRTWSRQFLVTAFDIAASASVLYVLLPQTAIGWPVFLAVYAIAVGLGVLSHVPAGLGVFETVIIASLGSAVNIDAVLGSLVLYRLIYHVLPLLIAVLAVSAAELRRFVDHPAASSMRRIGGRLMPQLLSALALLLGVMLVFSSVTPTPDQNLEFLSNYLPLPMVEGAHFLSSLLGLALVVAARGLGQRLDGAWWVAVFSALAALTLSLLKAIALVEAAFLAFLIFGLFVSRRLFSRQASLLNQALTASWLMAIAVIVVGAVVILLFVYRDVEYSNQLWWQFEFTAEAPRGLRAVLGITIISSAIAVFSLLRPATFRPEPATDEALARAVEIVMKQGNADANLVRMGDKSIMFSEKGDAFIMYGRQGRSWIALFDPVGNHRAVQELVWRFVEAARAAGCRAVFYQISPALLSHCADAGLRAFKLGELAVADLRTFEMKGGKWANLRQTASRAQRDGLEFAVVQPEDVPDIIDDLAAVSTAWLEDHNAKEKSFSLGSFDPDYVSSQPVGILKKDGKIVAFANILITESKEEGTIDLMRFSPAAPKGSMDFLFVQIMEYLRGEGFAHFNLGMAPLSGMSKREAAPVWDRIGSTVFEHGERFYNFKGLRAFKSKFHPHWQPRYLAVSGGGNPMIALMDATLLIGGGLKGVVRK, encoded by the coding sequence ATGTCGGGGCACGGCAATTTGGAAGAGATGGAAGAAGCGGACGGTTTTTCTTTTGGCGGGCTTTTCAGGCGTTACAGAACGCCTTTGCTGGCAGCCGCGTCACTGGTGGCTTTCTGCCTCGTCGGTTACGCGATCGTCCAGCTCACCAACGAGGTGCGCTATGACGACGTCGTCGGTGCGCTGGCGGCGACCAGGCCGAGCGCGATCCTGCTTGCTCTGTTCTTTACGGCGCTCAGTTTCATCTCGCTGATCTTCTACGATCTCAACGCCATCGAGTACATCGGCAAGAAGCTGCCCTTTCCGCATGTGGCGCTGACAGCGTTCAGCGCCTATGCCGTCGGCAACACCGCCGGTTTCGGCGCGCTTTCGGGCGGCGCGATCCGCTACCGTGCCTATACGCGCCTCGGGCTCTCGCCGGAGGATATCGGCCGCATCATCGCCTTCGTCACCCTGTCCTTCGGATTGGGGCTTGCGGGCGTCGCGGCAATCGCCCTCATCGTCATCGCCGACGAGATCGGCCCGCTCGTTAGCGTCAGCCCATTCCTTCTGCGGATAATCGCCGGTTCGATCGTCGCCATTCTGGCCGCGGTGATGATCATCGGCCGCGGGGGGCGTGTGCTCGATCTCGGGCCTGTGGCAATCCGCCTGCCGGATTCGCGCACCTGGTCGCGCCAGTTCCTCGTCACCGCCTTCGATATCGCCGCCTCGGCGTCCGTACTCTACGTGCTGCTGCCGCAGACGGCGATCGGCTGGCCGGTCTTCCTCGCCGTCTATGCGATCGCCGTTGGTCTCGGCGTGCTCAGCCATGTGCCGGCCGGGCTCGGCGTGTTCGAGACCGTGATCATCGCCTCGCTCGGCAGTGCTGTGAACATCGATGCCGTGCTCGGATCGCTGGTGCTCTACCGCCTGATCTATCATGTGCTGCCGCTGCTGATCGCGGTGCTCGCGGTCTCGGCGGCGGAGCTGCGTCGTTTCGTCGACCATCCGGCCGCCTCCAGCATGCGGCGCATCGGCGGACGGCTGATGCCGCAGCTGCTGTCGGCTCTCGCGCTGCTGCTCGGCGTCATGCTGGTATTTTCGAGCGTCACGCCGACGCCTGACCAAAATCTCGAATTCCTCTCCAACTATCTGCCGCTGCCGATGGTCGAAGGCGCGCATTTCCTCTCCAGCCTGCTGGGGCTGGCACTCGTCGTCGCCGCGCGCGGCCTCGGCCAGCGGCTCGACGGCGCCTGGTGGGTGGCCGTGTTCTCGGCGCTTGCCGCGTTGACTTTGTCGCTGCTGAAGGCGATCGCGCTCGTCGAAGCCGCTTTTCTCGCCTTCCTCATCTTCGGGCTTTTCGTCAGCCGCCGGCTCTTTAGCCGACAGGCCTCGCTGCTCAACCAAGCGCTGACGGCGTCCTGGCTGATGGCGATCGCCGTCATCGTCGTCGGCGCCGTCGTCATCCTGCTTTTCGTCTATCGCGACGTCGAATACAGCAACCAGCTCTGGTGGCAGTTCGAGTTCACCGCCGAAGCGCCGCGGGGCTTGCGCGCCGTGCTCGGCATTACCATCATCTCGTCGGCGATCGCCGTCTTCAGCCTGCTTCGACCGGCGACCTTCCGGCCGGAACCGGCGACGGACGAGGCGCTGGCGCGCGCCGTCGAGATCGTCATGAAGCAGGGCAATGCCGACGCCAATCTGGTGCGGATGGGCGACAAGAGCATCATGTTCTCGGAAAAGGGCGACGCCTTCATCATGTATGGTCGGCAGGGCCGCTCCTGGATCGCGCTGTTCGATCCGGTCGGCAACCATCGCGCCGTGCAGGAACTCGTCTGGCGATTCGTCGAAGCGGCGCGTGCCGCCGGCTGCCGTGCCGTGTTCTACCAAATCTCGCCGGCGCTGCTATCCCATTGCGCCGATGCCGGCCTTCGCGCCTTCAAGCTCGGCGAACTAGCGGTGGCCGATCTCCGGACTTTCGAGATGAAGGGCGGCAAATGGGCGAACCTTCGCCAGACCGCAAGCCGCGCCCAGCGCGACGGGCTGGAATTCGCCGTGGTCCAACCAGAGGACGTGCCTGATATCATCGACGATCTCGCCGCCGTCTCCACGGCTTGGCTGGAAGACCACAATGCCAAGGAAAAGAGCTTCTCGCTGGGCTCCTTCGATCCCGATTACGTCTCCTCGCAGCCCGTCGGCATTCTGAAGAAGGACGGCAAGATCGTCGCCTTCGCCAACATCCTCATCACCGAATCCAAAGAGGAGGGCACGATCGATCTCATGCGCTTCTCGCCGGCCGCGCCGAAGGGATCGATGGATTTTCTTTTCGTGCAGATCATGGAATATCTGCGCGGCGAGGGTTTTGCCCATTTCAATCTCGGCATGGCGCCTCTTTCCGGCATGTCGAAACGCGAGGCTGCGCCCGTCTGGGACCGCATCGGCAGCACCGTCTTCGAACACGGCGAGCGCTTCTATAACTTCAAAGGCCTTCGGGCATTCAAATCCAAGTTTCATCCGCACTGGCAACCGCGCTATCTTGCGGTCTCCGGAGGGGGCAATCCGATGATCGCGTTGATGGACGCGACATTGCTGATTGGGGGCGGATTGAAAGGGGTAGTGAGAAAATGA
- a CDS encoding DoxX family protein, with amino-acid sequence MQDGSAFVMLTLGRLLLGGLYVAGGIHHFFIIVPLTDAIEARGIPFAKGVLVLGSLFQIVAGILLMLGLFVTAAAFGLIVFTLAATVMLLNFWDMQGTARDSAINTWKTNMAIIGGLLIAAAGAM; translated from the coding sequence ATGCAGGATGGTTCGGCCTTTGTAATGCTTACCCTCGGACGTCTGCTGCTGGGCGGCCTCTATGTCGCTGGCGGCATTCATCATTTTTTCATCATCGTGCCGCTGACCGACGCGATCGAAGCCCGCGGCATTCCTTTTGCGAAAGGAGTGCTGGTCTTGGGCAGCCTGTTCCAGATCGTCGCAGGCATCCTGCTGATGCTCGGCCTTTTCGTCACGGCAGCGGCATTCGGTCTCATCGTATTCACGCTGGCGGCCACCGTCATGCTGCTGAATTTCTGGGACATGCAGGGAACGGCGCGCGACAGCGCGATCAATACCTGGAAAACCAACATGGCGATCATTGGCGGCCTGCTGATCGCAGCCGCCGGCGCGATGTGA
- a CDS encoding mechanosensitive ion channel family protein, producing MKRGVAGISRVVLFCIVALSALFSAVPPGAAQTPPAGPVTAGPPAEVRQMMELMQTPQVKQWMSTQMAAAPASDSAAGDQMSVLSGLLQHARRHVSMVSDAAMMLPSQVGNASSLFFGEIAAAGWPRMAAQFLAIFLLGTIVERIARYAFRRRRQAAQMAGMHLAPRVIPALIFAVATALALLSVSWPPVSQSIAIVCVVALVVQRFTICLGGVLVDLIGLARIEEERQGVTTAIMPARAVAFFWYRRCATFVIYFIFGWAVIQSMEPLGYSSSVRLLVGYILGIGLLLIAIAAVWSRPHKDERRGHGTSWALTVYFLVLWSLWVAGFNWLLWLGVYVLLLPRVLAVSTIAVKSLQQTEASFLATRRIAAVLLDRGVRALIIAVAAVWLGHMLGVGADTMAAGETMIDKIARGVIGGIVILLAADLLWHVIKAYIDGKLLDSSVDGGATDEEKAKRARIQTLLPIFRNILAVVIAVIAALMVLSGLGIEIGPLIAGAGVVGVAVGFGAQTIVKDVISGMFYLWDDAFRIGEYIESGSHKGVVEAFSLRSVKLRHHRGPLTTVPFGELGAVKNLNRDWTIDKISLNVKYDTDLVKAKKVIKQIGQTLLENPEFGPHIIETLKMKGVEQFGEFAIEIRLSMMTKPGEQFVIRRNALAMIRNAFQENGIEFAVPTVQVAGDRDAEVDAAVARYAAHARAAGEPAA from the coding sequence ATGAAGCGTGGCGTGGCAGGGATCTCCAGGGTCGTCCTATTCTGCATAGTGGCGCTGTCCGCGCTTTTTTCGGCAGTCCCGCCGGGTGCTGCGCAGACCCCACCTGCGGGTCCTGTTACGGCAGGTCCGCCGGCCGAGGTGCGTCAGATGATGGAACTGATGCAGACGCCTCAGGTCAAGCAATGGATGTCGACGCAGATGGCGGCGGCGCCCGCGAGCGATTCCGCTGCCGGCGACCAGATGTCGGTCTTGTCAGGTCTGCTCCAGCATGCCCGCCGGCACGTCTCGATGGTCTCCGATGCGGCGATGATGCTGCCCTCACAGGTCGGCAATGCTTCCTCGCTGTTCTTCGGTGAAATCGCGGCAGCCGGCTGGCCGCGCATGGCGGCGCAGTTTCTGGCGATTTTCCTGCTCGGCACCATCGTCGAGCGCATTGCCCGCTATGCCTTTCGCCGCCGCCGCCAGGCGGCGCAGATGGCGGGCATGCATCTTGCCCCGCGCGTCATCCCGGCGCTGATCTTTGCCGTGGCGACGGCGCTTGCTCTTCTCAGCGTCAGCTGGCCGCCGGTCAGCCAGAGCATCGCGATCGTTTGCGTTGTCGCGCTCGTGGTCCAGCGCTTCACGATTTGCCTCGGAGGCGTCCTGGTCGATCTCATCGGGTTGGCGCGGATTGAGGAGGAACGGCAGGGTGTCACCACTGCGATCATGCCGGCGCGCGCGGTTGCATTCTTCTGGTATCGACGCTGTGCGACTTTCGTCATCTATTTCATTTTCGGCTGGGCGGTGATCCAGTCGATGGAGCCGCTCGGCTATTCCTCGAGCGTGCGGCTCCTCGTCGGCTATATCCTGGGCATCGGCCTGCTGCTGATCGCGATCGCGGCGGTCTGGTCGCGGCCGCACAAGGACGAGAGGCGCGGTCACGGGACCTCCTGGGCGCTTACCGTCTATTTCCTGGTGCTCTGGAGCCTCTGGGTCGCAGGCTTCAACTGGCTGCTTTGGCTCGGCGTCTATGTGCTGCTGCTGCCGCGCGTGCTCGCCGTCTCGACGATTGCGGTAAAATCGCTGCAGCAGACCGAAGCGAGCTTCCTTGCCACGCGCCGCATTGCAGCCGTGCTGCTTGACCGGGGTGTGCGGGCGCTGATCATCGCCGTCGCCGCCGTCTGGCTTGGGCATATGCTCGGCGTCGGTGCCGATACGATGGCCGCCGGCGAAACGATGATCGACAAGATCGCGCGCGGCGTGATCGGCGGCATCGTCATCCTGCTTGCCGCCGATCTGCTCTGGCATGTCATCAAGGCCTATATCGACGGCAAGCTGCTCGATTCATCCGTGGATGGCGGAGCAACGGATGAAGAGAAGGCCAAACGCGCGCGGATACAGACGCTGTTGCCGATCTTCCGCAATATTCTCGCCGTCGTGATCGCCGTCATTGCTGCTCTGATGGTGCTCTCCGGCCTCGGTATCGAGATCGGGCCGCTGATCGCCGGCGCCGGTGTCGTCGGCGTCGCGGTCGGTTTCGGCGCTCAGACGATCGTCAAGGACGTCATCAGCGGCATGTTCTATCTCTGGGACGATGCTTTCCGCATTGGCGAATATATCGAAAGCGGCAGCCATAAGGGCGTGGTCGAGGCCTTCAGCCTTCGCTCGGTGAAGCTCAGGCATCATCGCGGTCCGCTGACGACGGTGCCGTTCGGTGAACTCGGCGCAGTGAAGAACCTCAATCGCGACTGGACGATCGACAAGATCAGCCTCAACGTCAAATACGACACAGATCTCGTCAAGGCGAAGAAGGTGATCAAGCAGATCGGCCAGACGCTGCTCGAAAATCCGGAATTCGGTCCCCATATCATCGAGACGCTGAAGATGAAGGGTGTCGAGCAGTTCGGCGAATTCGCCATCGAAATCCGGCTGTCGATGATGACGAAGCCAGGCGAGCAATTCGTCATCCGCCGCAATGCGCTGGCGATGATCCGCAATGCCTTCCAGGAAAATGGTATCGAATTTGCCGTGCCGACGGTGCAGGTGGCGGGCGACCGCGACGCGGAGGTGGATGCTGCCGTCGCGCGCTACGCCGCGCATGCGCGGGCGGCGGGCGAGCCGGCGGCCTGA
- the gnd gene encoding phosphogluconate dehydrogenase (NAD(+)-dependent, decarboxylating), producing MQLGMVGLGRMGNYMVQRLMRGGHECVVYDARPESVAELAGLGATGSASLQEFVSKLTHPRAIWLMLPAAIVDKVLASLMPLLENGDIVIDGGNSYYHDDIRRGAELITRGIHYVDVGTSGGVFGLERGYCLMIGGEKGIVEHLSPIFATLAPGVGKTEASANRSAEAAAASTAEQGYLHCGPHGAGHFVKMVHNGIEYGLMAAYAEGINILKHANIGAASHEADAETAPLAHPEHFQYDFNLQDVAEVWRRGSVITSWLLDLTADALHADPALSKYAGRVSDSGEGRWTIMAAIDESVPTPVLSAALYGRFSSRDNDEFANKVLSAMRAGFGGHVEKPVAKS from the coding sequence ATGCAACTTGGCATGGTCGGTTTGGGCCGCATGGGCAATTATATGGTCCAGCGCTTGATGCGGGGCGGTCACGAATGCGTCGTTTACGACGCCAGGCCGGAAAGCGTTGCCGAACTCGCCGGCCTCGGCGCGACCGGCAGTGCTTCGCTCCAGGAGTTCGTCTCGAAGCTCACCCATCCGCGCGCGATCTGGCTGATGCTGCCGGCGGCGATCGTCGACAAGGTGCTGGCGAGCCTGATGCCGCTGCTCGAGAATGGCGATATCGTCATTGACGGCGGCAACTCCTACTACCACGACGACATCCGCCGCGGCGCCGAACTCATCACCAGGGGCATCCACTATGTCGACGTCGGCACCAGCGGCGGCGTCTTCGGCCTCGAGCGGGGCTATTGCCTGATGATCGGCGGCGAGAAGGGTATCGTCGAACACCTTTCTCCGATCTTCGCAACGCTGGCGCCCGGTGTCGGCAAGACGGAAGCCTCGGCGAACCGGAGCGCCGAAGCGGCTGCTGCCAGCACCGCGGAGCAGGGTTACCTGCATTGCGGCCCGCATGGCGCCGGTCATTTCGTCAAGATGGTGCATAACGGCATCGAATACGGCCTGATGGCCGCCTATGCCGAAGGTATCAATATTCTGAAACATGCCAATATCGGCGCCGCCTCGCACGAGGCCGATGCGGAGACAGCGCCGCTCGCTCATCCGGAACATTTCCAATATGATTTCAACCTGCAGGATGTCGCCGAAGTCTGGCGCCGCGGCAGCGTGATCACCTCCTGGCTGCTCGATCTCACGGCCGACGCGCTGCATGCCGATCCCGCGCTTTCGAAATATGCCGGCCGCGTCTCGGACAGCGGCGAAGGCCGCTGGACGATCATGGCGGCAATCGACGAAAGCGTGCCGACGCCGGTGCTGAGCGCTGCGCTTTACGGCCGCTTCTCCTCGCGCGATAACGACGAATTCGCCAACAAGGTACTGTCGGCGATGCGCGCGGGCTTCGGTGGCCACGTGGAAAAACCGGTCGCGAAATCCTGA
- a CDS encoding SRPBCC domain-containing protein: MSLGIRVSGRIGRPVAEVFDAVVNPKKLSSYFTTIGGASAPLVKGTTVTWWKDAPVEVVELVPESRIVLRWDGGTGEDEARYKTMVEMNFKPLEDGGTLVTIAETGWREDDAGRRGTYLNCEGWTQMLCCMKAFVEYGINLREGMFLSEMKGEPASAPDI, from the coding sequence ATGTCTCTCGGAATCCGCGTTTCCGGCCGCATCGGCCGTCCCGTTGCAGAGGTGTTCGATGCCGTCGTCAATCCGAAGAAGCTCAGCAGCTATTTCACCACGATCGGTGGGGCGAGCGCGCCGCTCGTGAAGGGCACGACGGTGACCTGGTGGAAGGATGCGCCAGTCGAGGTCGTCGAACTCGTGCCGGAAAGCCGCATCGTGCTGCGCTGGGATGGCGGCACTGGCGAGGACGAGGCAAGATACAAGACGATGGTAGAGATGAACTTCAAGCCGCTGGAGGATGGCGGCACGCTGGTGACGATCGCCGAGACCGGCTGGCGCGAAGACGATGCCGGCCGGCGCGGCACCTATCTCAATTGTGAAGGCTGGACGCAGATGCTCTGCTGCATGAAGGCTTTCGTTGAATACGGCATCAATCTGCGCGAGGGCATGTTCCTCAGCGAAATGAAGGGTGAGCCGGCCAGCGCGCCGGACATTTGA